GCTGCGGTCTTGCAGCGCAAGGGCTGCTCCAGGCAGTTCAGCTGCTCCTCCGCTGCCCACGTTCCTTGTACTCGCTTCACGGGGGGGACTGGAGCGGTTGTGGGTTGCAGGAGGCACCCCCAAGCTCAGGGCAGGGACACAAGTTGGGACAGCACAGGGTGCAGGTCAGACCTCCTGGGACTCCCCACCGCAGCCGTCTCCCCCCACTGCTTGTCCTGCTTGCCATGGTCCTGGGTGGAAAGTGGAGCAGCATCTGCAGGGCCAGGCTCGTGCTGGCATTGCATCAGCTCTGGCCCTGCACCGTCCCCTCCCCTGCCAAGTGCCGAAGCCCCTGCCGCGCTGGCTTGTAGCTCTGAGCTCAAAGCCAAGCCAGCCGTAGAAAGTGCTGCATTAACACACTGGGGGCTAATCCCTGTGTCTGGAGGGCATGCAGCCCCCACCACTGTCTCCTGAGGAGgtggtgctgggctgggtgcAGGGTTGCGCTCGCAGGGCTGGGCTACGGTGGGCTACGCCAGCCTCCCAGCACTTGTAGGGGGCTGTGGCTGTGCCAGGGTGCTCCCGGGTCACGTTGCAGATGCCCATGAGTGTCCCCGTGGAGGCTTCATCGAGCCACTGATCCATGTAGCAATCGGCCGCAGCGATCCCAGATGTGGAGCTTGTTCCCTTTCACGTGTGGTAGCAGCCAGAGCCAGGCGCCGGCCAGGGCGGCAAAATCTCCGAGGGAAGCCCACCTGGGCGGGAGGAGGAGACCGTCTCTCCCCTGGGCAGGGCCGGGAGCTCAGCCAGCCGTGGGGGTCTGCACgggcacagagctgctgcagggagagggggtCCTTGCTCCGGCTGCGCTGCTGCAGGGGTTGGTACCGCTGGCTCAGGAAGGGCTCAGCACACCAACACGTATGCCAGTGACTGccccactccccccaccccaggggtAGATGATGGTGCCTGGGTCTGACACCTCCGGACCCCCAGCACGGGGGCTGCTGGCATTGACCCCTTCCCCACATGGGCACAGCCAACCCAGGGCTggtccctccttcctcctctccagtCGCAGGCGCAAGGTCTCCCTCACCAGTGGAGCAGCACCGGGTGTTTGCAGCCCGGCCTCCGCAGGGGGTCAGCAGCCGCAGAGCCGTGACACAGGAACATGCCGGATTGCCCAACACCAGCGTGGGGCAAAAGTCCCCTGTGTGCCCACTGCTGCACACTGCAGCCCCAGCAGATGCACCCGCTCGCATGCTGGTCACCCTCCACCTGGTGCCCATGGCTCGGCACAGCGGAGGGTCCCCCAAAGCCTGGCCCTGGCTGGGGGcgaggtgctggggcaggggaacGCAGGGGAACGCACCGGGGGCCGGTTGGGCATGGCAGGGTGAGGGGAGGTGGTGACGTGGAGCCGGGTCCCTCCAGCGGTGCTGCCTCTGGCAGCAGTGGACATGGCAGAGAGGGGCTTCCGGCACCAGTGGCCATGGCACGTCCAGCCAGCAGCGACGGCTGCTCTGAGCACTGCGGGCACCGATGCTGGGCAGTGCCAGCTCGCGGAAGGTGCTCGGCACTGCCGGTGGTCCGAGCTGCCCCAGACACCGCTGTCCCGACTGCGCAGGGCCactgctccttccctgctgctgctcatctGTGCCAAACCATAGACAACTGGTCCACTCCTGCACGCCCACACGTCTGCTAGAAATAGCCTGCGTCTCCGAGAGCACACTGTGGGGTGGTCGAGCTGCCTGGGGTCCCTTGCACCGCGGGGAACGGGGAGCCGGCACAGTGCTGTGGCTGCGCGGCACCACGGGCAGCTGGGGCAAAGGGCCTGGGCAGGGCCCCACTGCAAAGGGGGGAGCCCCATGCCAGAGGCGAGGAGCGTGACTGGCCCCGTGCGCCAGGACCCCTCACCCAGTGCAGTCTGCCCAGCTTGGCCGCGGCAGGGCCCCGGGGCCAGGGGAGCGCCTGCCAGCCCGGGGGGGGGAGTCTAGGGCAGAGGCCTCCCCACCGCTAAATCCCACTGCAGGCAGCTAAAAATAGAGACACCTCTGCCCCAAAGCTGCCTACCCGGGCTGCGGAGAGGGGCTGGCAGCGAGTTCGCGGCTGACCCGCGGTGCCCGGGAGGAGTGTTTCCTCCCGAGGTGGGGATGCTCGGGGCAGGGGCCGGGCACCGGGAGGTTCCCACGGGGCTGGGCCACAGGTGGCAGTTGGATGGGGCAGTTGGATGGGGATGCTGGCGTGCGGCTGttgggggacagggatgctgaTGTAGGGCTGgtgaggggacagggatgctgatgtggggctggcggggggggacaAGGACAGTGCTGCTGgtgtggggctggtgggggcaGAAGGACAGGGGATGCTGGCACGGCGCTGGGGGGGGCGTTGAGGACAGGGATGCTGGCGTGGGCAAGGTGGCCGGTGAGCGCCCACTGAAGATCCACGTTCCCAGAGCTCACCCAGTGCGGTCTGTCCCAGGAGACAGCTCCTTCTGTCCTGGGACTGTCTAAATAAGGCGTGCGCCGGCAGGTCCAGCTCCCCCAGCCGCATCTGGAGCCCCACGCACTGATTAATGAGCTTCTCAGGCAGCCACTTGCGACATGGCAAGTGGGTCTGCATGGAGGAAACACGACTTTCCCAGGGATAAAAATAGGCATGGGCAGAGCGGCGAGCCCTGGGAGCGGTGGCTGGTCGGGGAGCACAGTGCTCCGGCTGGTGCCCGGGGGGAGGCCAGGGTGGGGTGATACCACAGTGTTTGCGGTGGCACTGGCACTACTGTCTGTTctgtccccctgccccggctcGGCTGCCCTCACCCCACATGGCTGTGCCATGCTGTGGGGCGGCCGTCAGAATGGCCCCTTGTCGGAAGAGCTGAAATCCCACTCAGGAGCCCTGTAACCGGCTTAGGGGGATGGAGGGAATTATGGCACCTCGTGAGCCGGGCTTTGCACAGGAGCTCCTGGGTGCCGTGTCAGACGAGGCGCTGTGTTGCTCACCCGGGCTGGGAGTGATGGAGCTGCGGCAGCACggccaggcagagctggtcccGGGGCCACGGCAGCCCTGCAAGCTGGGGATCCCTGTGGGTTAATGGTTAACcgccctggggctggcagccgTCCCTGCCGGCTCCCTGCCCACCTCCATCCCCGCTGGGTGCTGCGGCGGGCAGACCTGTGGGGCTGTCCTGGGGGCCTGGCCACCTCCACCCCTGGACGTGGATCCACCGGGTGGTGGCGGGGACGCAGTGGGGTGGGGAGGCAGACCgggtgccagcccctgccctgagAAGATGCTCAGGCATGAGGAGGGGTCCAGGGCTCTCAGGGCTCAGCACCAATGTACCGCCAGGCATCAGCACCGGTGTGGGGTGGCCCCAGCCCAGGTCTGTGCGTGGGGGGGGGTCCAGAGGCAGCGTTGCGGCACGAGGGTCTGCCCTGCGCAGGGGTGGTGTCCCACGCGTGGCTGCGCTCCAGCCACACGGGCTGGGGAAGGTGCAAGAGCTGGGGACCAGGGGCGGTCTGCTCTGTGGGCAGAGTGGTGGCGTGGCCGCGGTTCTGATGCCACCCTGGGGAGGAAATGGCAGGTACGCAGTGGCTCTTCAGCCTAACGGGAAAATGCACAAACCACCAGCTGAACGTTAAAGCCAGGCGGGGTCGGGCGAGGACGGGGACAGGAGCGTGGCGCTGTGACCAGGGCCGGCTCTGCACCGGGGCGGCCTCCCCTCCCACGCCTGCCTGCTCTCCACCGTGCATCCCCGGCTCTGCCGCAGAATGCGTCCCGCCGCCTGCATCCCCGTGACCTGGCGTCTCATGCAGGGTCACCCACACACCAGGGCCCTCACCGCcagggcagaggagctgcagagcGCCGGTAGGAAGCCAGGCACCCCACGCTGCTCCCCATGTGGCTTGTGGCCCAGTGGAGGGATGTCCCAGTCACGtctcctcagcctcctgctgctgctgctctgctgccaggtgAGGACAGGCCATCCCGCACGATGGTGCTCTGCCCCGTACCCAgcccgctgcctgcccccaAGCCACCGCCGAGCCACCCCTGCCCGTGGCAGCCCCTCCCCACGGCACCGTGTGGCACGGCACCATGcggcatggcacagcacggTGCATTAGCTTGCGCTCGCACATGGCCATCCCCGAGCTGGGGttgctgccctgcctggcaTGGTGGCCCCATGGGCAGGGCCCGGGTGACGCTCCTCGGTGCCCGCAGGGCCCCTCTGCCCAGATCACAGATTTCCTCTTCGAGAGCTGGAAGGCGTACAGCGAGGAGTGCCACCACAACATGAGccgcctgcctgcacccacagGTGAGAGCTGGCGCAGGGTCCCAGCGGGACGGGCACcggggggagaggggccagcGTGGGACCTGGCCAAGGGTGAGGCCGAGGGCGCTGCCACGTCCCGTCCCTCCACAGAGCTGGTCTGTAACCGCACCTTCGACAAGTTCTCCTGCTGGCCCGACACGCTGCCCAACAGCACCGCCAGTGTCCCCTGCCCCTGGTTCCTGCCCTGGTACCAGAAAGGTAATGGCCAGgcgggggtgtgtgtgtgtgtgtatgtgcacgCGCATGCGTGTGCGCATGGGTatgcacacgcgtgtgcaggTGCTGCTGCAGGTGGTCACACTTGGGCCGGTGCACAGCGCCGGTGGTGGCTCCAGGGCCCGGCACACCCCATCAACCCCTCCCCTTGCAGTGAAGCACAGACATGTCTTCAAGACCTGCGGGCCGGACGGGCAGTGGGTGACGGGCCCCCGGGGACAGTCCCTGCGCGACGCCACGCAGTGCGAGCTTGATGCCGAGGACCTGGCGGCGCaggtgggcagagctggggggcagCTAGTGTGGGGCtcccggccctgccctgcctgcccctgccctgcctgcccctggcCTCActtgctctctccctctccaggAAAAATTTGCCAGGACCTACGGCAGCTTCAAGGTGATGTACACTGTGGGCTACTCAGTGTCACTGTGCGCACTGCTCCTcgccctggccctgctgctgggctTCAGGTAGGGGCACAGGCACGGCCGCCTGtctgtggggcaggcaggggccaTGCCAGGGGGCCGGCAGCAAgagggggggggcagggggggccgTGCCAGGGGTCCGGGCGCGGGCACTGATGGCAGctccccacctctgcagcaagCTGCACTGTATGAGGAACTACATCCACATGAACCTCTTCGCCTCCTTCATCCTGAAGGGCGTCTCCGTGCTGGTCATCGACGCCCTGCTCAAGACCCACTACAGTGACAAAATTGACGACTACAATGTGCACATCTGGCTGAGCGACGAGGTGAGCCGTGGGGCCAGCGGGTCTGGGTGCGCAGGCAGTGCAGCAGCCCTGACCCCTGCCCACAGGCGGCTGCAGGCTGCCGGGCGGCCACGGTCTTCATGCAGTATGGCATCGTGGCCAACTACTGCTGGCTGCTGGTGGAGGGCATCTACCTGCACAACCTCCTGGTGGTGGCTGTCTTCTCCGAGAGGAGCTACTTCACCCTCTACCTGTGCATCGGCTGGGGTGAGTGTGGGCGGGCTGGCaccttgtccctgtcccctgaCCCCGTCTCCTGCCATGCCTCACCTGCCCCCTGCGCACTTCCCCTCCAGGGGCGCCCGTGCTGTTCCTCATCCCCTGGGTCGTGGTGAAGTTCCTCTATGAAAACATCCAGTGAGTACCAGCCCCTGCAGCGGGTCGGCACCTGCGGGTGTGAGGGGCACAGGCGGGTGCACATGGGGCACACTGAGGGATGGCGGGGACGGTGTGACAGCCCCAGAGAGGCTCCATGCCATTGCCCTGTGGAAGGAGCAGGGTGTCGGGCCGTGGTGCTTGCTTGCTGGGGCTGCCGATGCCACGGTAGGCTCCAGCAGCTGCCCGGTCGAGGGGCTGCCCagcagtcctcctcctccctctccgcAGGTGCTGGACCACCAACAACAACATGGGCTTCTGGTGGATCCTTCGCTTCCCCGTGTTCCTGGCCATCCTGGTGAGTCCAGGGCTGCGGCTCTGCCCACCACAGCCCCTCACTTGGCATCTCCAATGGCCCTGAGCCTGCTGCAAaaggggctgccctgggcaggggacAGCGCTGCCCTGCCTTGCCTCTCATGGCTCACACTGCTCCATTGCAGATCaacttcttcatcttcatccgCATCATCCAGATCCTCGTCTCCAAGCTCCGTGCGCACCAGATGCGCTACACCGACTACAAGTTCAGGTGGGTGGCGGgcacagctccagccctgcgTGCCCATGGTGCACAGGCtggtgcatgtgtgtgtgcacgcacgTCCACCCCGCAATCCTGGTGCTGATGGGCCCCTCTCTGCGCAGGCTGGCCAAGTCCACGCTGACTCTGATCCCACTGCTGGGCATCCATGAGGTGGTCTTCGCCTTCATCACAGACGAGCATGCCCAGGGCACCCTGCGCTACGTCAAGCTCTTCTTCGACCTCTTCCTGAGCTCCTTCCAGGTGAGCCCAGCCCTGCATGGGACTGGCCCTACACAGGGACCGTCCATCTCAGGAGGGACCAGACCAGGGTTGGGGTAGGGGTCCGGCCGTGCGCCTCTTACgcctctcctccctccacccAGGGGATGCTGGTGGCCATTCTCTACTGCTTCGTCAACAAGGAGGTGAGCAGGATGGTGTGGGAGCGGACAGCCAGGGGGGCTCAGGCAGCCGGCGGGTGTGGGGCCACGCTGATGGCAGCTGCCCGCaggtgcaggcagagctgctgaagaGGTGGCAGCGCTGGAAGCTGGGGAAGGACCTGGCGGAGGAGTACAAGCACACCTACAGCCATGCGCCCAGCGCCCGCAATGGTGCCGGCAGCGCCTGCGAGAAGCACCAGCTGGTGAGCGGCTGTGCCAACGGGCTGGggcgcagctctgctgctgcgcGCCCCAGCACCCACTACCTCGAGAGGAGCAGCCGCAGCGCCGCCGAGCACCTCGCCCTGGGGGACCGGCACCACTGCTATGAGTTCCCCGAGACCACGGCCGAGAGCCATTTCTGAGCCTGCAGCCGGAGCAGGAGGGCTGTGCCGGTCCCGCTGCCACAGGCTGATCCGGCTGGGGTGGCCGCCGCCTCCCTCCCCAGTCCCGTCCTCCTCTGGGCGCTGTGCAGGCTGTGTGGgaccctgcctgccccagcgAGGGTGCTGCGCCGTGCCAGATGTGCATGGGATGATGGACGCGGCTGCGCCGACTGCGGGTGAGGCATGGCGAGCGGGACCTGGACCTCTGTGGGGAGGGGATCTGTGGGGCAGGGTGATCTGTGGGTAGGGTGTGGGGGGGTTCATCCTGTGGTGCTGCCCTCGTGCGCCTTTGAGACCCTTTGCGCAGTGCTGTAATTTATCTGTCGTAACTGTAAATATGTGTGGGCCCATGCTGGGCGGCAGGGCCAGCTCCGTGTGCACCTCTCTGTCTGGAACGGGCGTCCGGGGTGTGGGGACTGGGGATGCCTTGGGCCCAGACCGTGCCCCCGAGCACCTATGGGTGATGGCCACAGCCATGGACGGGGAGCTGGGCCACCCAGCATGGATGGGCTTCACCAGAagacagccctgctgcctgccccacagccccactgcctgctctgctgcctgcccacAGGTGAGCGAGGCAGATGTGAGGCGGCCGCAGCGCTGCTAGCCGgagctccagctccctgccagcacaCGCTCTCCTCTGGCTGCTAATCGGCTCTGTCCTCTCACTGCCAGGAGCCCTTAATTAAATCATTTGGCTCTGCCCACCAGCACCTCTGCTCTCCTGGGAGCCGGCCCAGGCCAcgggctgggcagcagctgccggCAGCACCGAGCACCGTGAGCAGCACCACggggtgcagggctgtgggtgccccTGTGGCGGCAGGCTGGGCTGGCTATCCACAGCAGGGGGGGAGCGCAACGGACTGGCACCCTAAGAGGCTTGCACTGCGCACATGAGCACTAAGCCCGGATGCCGCGGCTTTGGGCACCACAACTGCCTGGTGTGCAGGGATTAGCCAGGCGCACTTCCCCGGCGGGGGCACCCTGCCTGATGGGTGGTGGTGGGACAGACAGCTGGCCCTGCCACCCCATGGACCCCGGGCGCGGGGCACTACCGGTCACCTGCCACAGCCGGCCCCGCCTGGCCCTGAGCAGGTAACGGTCTCTGGCTGTCAGGACCCCACATGCAGCCCGGCACAGGGGACTTGATGAGCGAGGTGAGCGCTTAGAGCCATGCCCTGACAGCCACCAACAGCCCTACGCAGTAAACAGCAGCGCTGGGTGGGCAGTCACCCCCACTGCCAAATCCCACCCTATCCCACCATCACCTGCACGGCCAtggccacagccctgccagctggcaTAAGGGA
The genomic region above belongs to Gavia stellata isolate bGavSte3 chromosome 22, bGavSte3.hap2, whole genome shotgun sequence and contains:
- the GCGR gene encoding glucagon receptor, translated to MSQSRLLSLLLLLLCCQGPSAQITDFLFESWKAYSEECHHNMSRLPAPTELVCNRTFDKFSCWPDTLPNSTASVPCPWFLPWYQKVKHRHVFKTCGPDGQWVTGPRGQSLRDATQCELDAEDLAAQEKFARTYGSFKVMYTVGYSVSLCALLLALALLLGFSKLHCMRNYIHMNLFASFILKGVSVLVIDALLKTHYSDKIDDYNVHIWLSDEAAAGCRAATVFMQYGIVANYCWLLVEGIYLHNLLVVAVFSERSYFTLYLCIGWGAPVLFLIPWVVVKFLYENIQCWTTNNNMGFWWILRFPVFLAILINFFIFIRIIQILVSKLRAHQMRYTDYKFRLAKSTLTLIPLLGIHEVVFAFITDEHAQGTLRYVKLFFDLFLSSFQGMLVAILYCFVNKEVQAELLKRWQRWKLGKDLAEEYKHTYSHAPSARNGAGSACEKHQLVSGCANGLGRSSAAARPSTHYLERSSRSAAEHLALGDRHHCYEFPETTAESHF